A single genomic interval of Xiphophorus couchianus chromosome 2, X_couchianus-1.0, whole genome shotgun sequence harbors:
- the LOC114152389 gene encoding fibroblast growth factor 6-like has protein sequence MSAAQRFLGRMSCWTPTAALLLGVLLGAATGAPAPDAAPLDRRWETLFSRSVLWVSGEKPELSWETDYLLGIQRVRRLYCNVGIGFHLQVLPDGCISGAHSEDPYSLIQISTVERGVVSLFGLRSGRFVAMNSRGRLYGTTVFHDECKFRESLLANNYNAYESAAHRGCFIALSKHGRVKRGNRATTAMTVTHFLPRI, from the exons ATGTCCGCTGCGCAAAGGTTCCTCGGCAGAATGTCCTGCTGGACGCCGACCGCGGCGCTGCTCCTGGGCGTCCTGCTGGGAGCCGCGACGGGGGCGCCAGCGCCGGACGCGGCTCCGCTGGACCGGCGCTGGGAGACGCTGTTCTCCCGCTCCGTGCTGTGGGTCTCCGGGGAGAAACCGGAGCTCAGCTGGGAGACTGACTACCTGCTGGGCATCCAGCGGGTCCGGAGGCTCTACTGCAACGTGGGGATCGGGTTCCACCTGCAGGTCCTCCCCGACGGCTGCATCAGCGGGGCGCACAGCGAGGACCCGTACA GTCTGATCCAAATCTCCACGGTGGAGCGCGGCGTGGTGAGCCTGTTCGGGCTGCGCAGCGGGCGCTTCGTGGCCATGAACAGCCGCGGCAGGCTGTACGGGACG ACCGTCTTCCATGATGAGTGTAAGTTCAGGGAGAGTCTTCTGGCCAACAACTACAACGCCTACGAGTCTGCGGCGCACCGCGGCTGCTTCATAGCGCTCAGCAAACATGGCCGCGTCAAGAGGGGCAACAGGGCCACCACCGCCATGACAGTCACCCACTTCTTGCCCCGGATATGA
- the LOC114152372 gene encoding uncharacterized protein LOC114152372 isoform X1, which yields MQLTPLTLFLIVLHVCGRAESRARLRRPQAGGAEAAAPAGPGLLRLDLRPNAPHLVILPVAAAPDSWVLIFDLRRRRFLCVDIKGQLYKSRQKDRGHSLFRHIWFRRAERHDPFSSVSRNWLVKPGVGGPGAVRGAPPDGRSVKRQRRSEEVNPSDPLRTESHPSPPVKDVEPNQAGAVSKETITSCDDPLRVLRPNGHGSPVKTNIAERAEQE from the exons ATGCAGCTGACTCCCCTCACACTCTTCCTGATTGTGTTGCATGTTTGTGGCAGAGCGGAGAGCAGAGCGAGGCTGCGGCGGCCGCAGGCGGGCGGCGCGGAGGCCGCGGCCCCCGCCGGTCCGGGACTCCTCCGCCTGGATCTGAGACCGAACGCTCCTCACCTGG tcattctgCCGGTAGCTGCAGCACCCGACAGCTGGGTGCTGATCTTTGACTTGAGACGGAGACGCTTCCTGTGTGTGGACATAAAGGGACAACTCTACAAGTCT AGACAGAAGGACAGAGGACACTCTCTCTTCCGACATATTTGGTTCAGGCGGGCTGAGCGCCATGACCCGTTTTCCTCTGTGAGCAGGAACTGGTTGGTCAAACCGGGGGTTGGTGGGCCAGGAGCGGTCCGGGGGGCGCCACCAGACGGTCGGTCAGtgaagaggcagaggaggagcgAGGAGGTGAACCCGTCCGATCCTCTGAGGACAGAATCCCATCCGTCTCCTCCTGTGAAGGATGTGGAGCCGAACCAGGCGGGCGCCGTTTCCAAGGAAACCATCACTTCCTGTGACGACCCGCTGCGGGTGCTGAGGCCCAACGGACACGGCAGTCCCGTCAAAACGAACATCGCAGAGCGAGCAGAGCAGGAGTGA
- the LOC114152372 gene encoding uncharacterized protein LOC114152372 isoform X2: MFGKTNRFFTISDKLILPVAAAPDSWVLIFDLRRRRFLCVDIKGQLYKSRQKDRGHSLFRHIWFRRAERHDPFSSVSRNWLVKPGVGGPGAVRGAPPDGRSVKRQRRSEEVNPSDPLRTESHPSPPVKDVEPNQAGAVSKETITSCDDPLRVLRPNGHGSPVKTNIAERAEQE; the protein is encoded by the exons ATGTTTGGAAAGacaaacagatttttcacaatttcagACAAAC tcattctgCCGGTAGCTGCAGCACCCGACAGCTGGGTGCTGATCTTTGACTTGAGACGGAGACGCTTCCTGTGTGTGGACATAAAGGGACAACTCTACAAGTCT AGACAGAAGGACAGAGGACACTCTCTCTTCCGACATATTTGGTTCAGGCGGGCTGAGCGCCATGACCCGTTTTCCTCTGTGAGCAGGAACTGGTTGGTCAAACCGGGGGTTGGTGGGCCAGGAGCGGTCCGGGGGGCGCCACCAGACGGTCGGTCAGtgaagaggcagaggaggagcgAGGAGGTGAACCCGTCCGATCCTCTGAGGACAGAATCCCATCCGTCTCCTCCTGTGAAGGATGTGGAGCCGAACCAGGCGGGCGCCGTTTCCAAGGAAACCATCACTTCCTGTGACGACCCGCTGCGGGTGCTGAGGCCCAACGGACACGGCAGTCCCGTCAAAACGAACATCGCAGAGCGAGCAGAGCAGGAGTGA